One genomic region from Paraburkholderia azotifigens encodes:
- the serS gene encoding serine--tRNA ligase, whose protein sequence is MLDIQLLRKDIDGVAKRLADRGYTLDVAAFSALEAERRAIQTRTEELQAKRNSLSKQIGAMKGRGEDTSAVMAEVGGIGDEMKASAVQLEDIQKRLSDLLLGVPNLAHESVPVGNDEAGNVEVRRWGTPRQFDFEVKDHVDVGTPLGLDFETGAKLSGARFTMLRGQIARLHRALAQFMIDTHTQQHGYTEVYTPYIVNPEILFGTGQLPKFADDMFRVEKGGGENTVTQYLISTSEISLTNTVRESIVDANELPIKLTAHSPCFRSEAGSYGRDTRGMIRQHQFDKVEMVQVVSPDTSYDALEQMVSHAETILQKLELPYRVITLCTGDMGFSAAKTYDLEVWLPAQNTYREISSCSNTEAFQARRMQARFRNAQGKPELVHTLNGSGLAVGRTLVAVLENFQNADGSVTVPAALRPYLGGVERLEMKAAG, encoded by the coding sequence ATGCTTGACATCCAGCTGCTGCGCAAAGACATCGACGGCGTCGCGAAACGCCTCGCCGATCGCGGCTATACCCTCGACGTCGCGGCTTTCTCCGCGCTCGAAGCCGAACGCCGCGCCATCCAGACCCGTACCGAAGAGCTGCAGGCGAAGCGCAACAGTCTGTCGAAGCAGATCGGCGCGATGAAAGGGCGAGGCGAGGACACGTCGGCGGTGATGGCCGAGGTGGGCGGTATCGGCGACGAGATGAAAGCGTCGGCGGTGCAGCTCGAAGACATCCAGAAGCGTCTGTCGGACCTGCTGCTTGGCGTGCCGAACCTCGCGCACGAAAGCGTGCCTGTCGGCAACGACGAAGCGGGCAACGTCGAAGTGCGCCGCTGGGGCACGCCGCGCCAGTTCGATTTCGAGGTGAAGGATCACGTCGACGTCGGTACGCCGCTCGGCCTCGATTTCGAGACGGGCGCGAAGCTGTCGGGCGCGCGCTTCACGATGCTGCGCGGGCAGATCGCGCGTCTGCATCGCGCGCTCGCGCAGTTCATGATCGACACGCATACGCAGCAGCACGGCTACACGGAAGTCTATACGCCGTACATCGTCAATCCTGAAATCCTGTTCGGCACGGGCCAGCTGCCCAAATTCGCCGACGACATGTTTCGTGTCGAAAAGGGCGGTGGCGAGAACACGGTCACGCAATACCTGATTTCGACGTCGGAGATTTCGCTGACGAACACGGTGCGCGAGAGCATCGTCGACGCGAACGAGCTGCCCATCAAGCTGACGGCCCATTCGCCGTGCTTCCGCTCCGAAGCGGGCTCGTATGGCCGCGACACGCGCGGCATGATCCGCCAGCATCAGTTCGACAAGGTCGAGATGGTGCAAGTCGTGTCGCCTGACACGTCGTACGATGCGCTCGAGCAGATGGTCTCGCACGCAGAGACGATCCTGCAGAAGCTCGAACTGCCGTATCGCGTGATCACACTGTGCACGGGCGACATGGGCTTTTCCGCGGCGAAGACGTACGACCTCGAAGTGTGGCTGCCCGCGCAGAACACCTATCGCGAGATTTCGAGCTGCTCGAATACGGAAGCGTTCCAGGCGCGCCGGATGCAGGCGCGCTTCCGCAACGCGCAAGGCAAGCCCGAACTCGTTCATACACTCAATGGTTCGGGGCTGGCTGTCGGCCGTACGCTCGTTGCCGTGCTGGAGAATTTCCAGAACGCCGATGGCTCGGTAACGGTTCCGGCTGCGCTGCGTCCGTATCTGGGCGGCGTTGAACGTCTGGAAATGAAGGCGGCGGGCTGA
- a CDS encoding replication-associated recombination protein A, producing MFEETRANVPLAERLRPRTIDEVIGQKHLLGPNKPLRVAFESGEAHSMILWGPPGVGKTTLARLMADAFHAQFIALSAVLSGVKDIREAVETAQIHRANGHQTLVFVDEVHRFNKSQQDAFLPHVESGLFVFVGATTENPSFEVNSALLSRAAVYVLKSLDTDEQRELLDRARKELGGLTFTDEARDALIGSADGDGRKLLNNMEIVARAAAQQKKTEIDGELLASALAENLRRFDKGGDAFYDQISALHKSVRGSNPDGALYWFCRMLDGGADPRYLSRRLVRMAWEDIGLADPRAARIALDAAETYERLGTPEGELALAQAVIYLAVAPKSNAGYNAYNAARSFVGKDQSRAVPIHLRNAPTKLMKELGYGHEYRYAHDEPDAYAAGETYLPDGMRDPRWYQPTLRGLEGKIGEKLARLADLDAQWRSENRKKS from the coding sequence ATGTTTGAAGAAACCCGCGCCAATGTTCCGCTCGCCGAGCGCCTGCGGCCACGCACTATCGACGAAGTGATCGGGCAGAAGCATCTGCTCGGCCCGAACAAGCCGCTGCGCGTCGCGTTCGAGTCGGGCGAAGCGCACTCGATGATCCTCTGGGGCCCGCCGGGCGTCGGCAAAACCACGCTCGCGCGCCTGATGGCCGATGCGTTTCACGCGCAATTCATCGCGCTGTCGGCGGTGCTGTCGGGCGTCAAGGACATTCGCGAAGCCGTCGAAACGGCGCAAATCCATCGCGCGAACGGCCACCAGACACTCGTGTTCGTCGACGAAGTGCATCGCTTCAACAAGAGCCAGCAAGACGCGTTCTTGCCGCACGTCGAGTCGGGCCTGTTCGTGTTCGTCGGCGCGACGACGGAAAACCCGTCGTTCGAGGTGAACAGCGCATTGCTGTCGCGGGCCGCCGTCTACGTGCTCAAGAGTCTCGACACCGACGAGCAGCGCGAACTGCTCGATCGCGCGCGGAAGGAGCTTGGCGGCCTCACGTTCACCGACGAAGCGCGCGATGCGCTGATCGGTTCCGCCGACGGTGACGGCCGCAAGCTGCTGAACAATATGGAAATCGTCGCGCGCGCGGCGGCCCAGCAGAAGAAAACGGAGATCGACGGCGAACTGCTCGCGAGCGCGCTCGCCGAAAACCTGCGGCGCTTCGATAAGGGCGGCGACGCGTTCTATGACCAGATCAGCGCGCTCCACAAGTCGGTGCGCGGCAGCAATCCGGACGGCGCGCTGTACTGGTTCTGCCGGATGCTCGATGGCGGCGCGGATCCGCGTTATCTGTCGCGGCGGCTCGTGCGCATGGCGTGGGAAGACATCGGCCTCGCCGATCCGCGCGCCGCGCGCATCGCGCTCGACGCTGCCGAAACCTACGAGCGCCTCGGAACGCCGGAAGGCGAGCTGGCGCTCGCGCAGGCTGTGATCTATCTGGCCGTCGCGCCGAAGTCGAATGCGGGCTACAACGCGTACAACGCGGCGCGCAGCTTCGTCGGCAAGGATCAGTCGCGCGCGGTTCCGATCCATCTGCGCAATGCGCCGACGAAGCTGATGAAGGAACTCGGCTACGGCCACGAGTACCGCTACGCGCACGACGAACCGGATGCCTACGCCGCAGGCGAGACCTATCTGCCCGACGGCATGCGCGACCCGCGCTGGTACCAGCCGACGCTGCGCGGGCTCGAAGGCAAGATCGGCGAAAAGCTCGCGCGCCTCGCCGACCTCGATGCGCAATGGCGCAGCGAGAATCGCAAAAAAAGCTGA